The following proteins come from a genomic window of Nitrospirota bacterium:
- a CDS encoding DUF2442 domain-containing protein, giving the protein MNTAVKLQEVRIKDIKVTEDTITAQLVDGRIISVPLAWSWRLSEATPKQRSNYRIIGNGHGVHWPDIDEDISAEGMLYGIPAPHPVKRAMKSKPDKRTANKSLQRTR; this is encoded by the coding sequence ATGAACACTGCGGTGAAATTACAGGAAGTAAGAATTAAAGATATAAAAGTTACAGAGGATACAATAACTGCCCAACTCGTTGACGGGCGCATAATCAGTGTCCCGCTTGCATGGTCATGGCGGTTATCTGAGGCGACCCCAAAACAGCGATCTAACTACAGAATAATAGGCAATGGCCATGGAGTACACTGGCCGGATATAGATGAAGACATTAGCGCCGAAGGTATGCTGTATGGTATTCCCGCTCCCCACCCCGTCAAACGTGCGATGAAATCAAAACCTGATAAAAGGACGGCCAACAAATCGCTCCAGCGGACGCGGTGA
- a CDS encoding type II toxin-antitoxin system HicA family toxin, producing the protein MKRKTLIKKLTALGCILERHGSNHDLYKNPTTGKKQPVPRHNEIDETLAKHILKELT; encoded by the coding sequence ATGAAACGCAAAACGTTAATCAAGAAATTAACCGCCCTCGGTTGTATTCTTGAAAGACACGGCAGTAACCACGACTTATATAAAAATCCCACCACAGGCAAAAAACAGCCGGTTCCACGCCATAATGAAATAGATGAAACTCTCGCAAAACATATCTTAAAAGAATTAACATAA
- a CDS encoding OsmC family protein has translation MGKNISGLKVNAKGLRRDQPPIKFEKIFLEFILNSKDTKDTDIQKASHLAEESVCPVWQMVKNNVSVTTEYKINA, from the coding sequence ATGGGAAAGAATATTTCTGGACTGAAAGTAAATGCAAAGGGTTTGAGACGAGACCAGCCACCGATTAAATTTGAAAAGATATTTCTTGAATTCATTTTGAATTCCAAAGATACAAAGGACACCGATATTCAAAAAGCAAGTCATCTTGCTGAGGAGTCTGTCTGTCCGGTATGGCAAATGGTAAAGAATAATGTTTCCGTTACAACTGAGTATAAGATTAATGCCTGA
- a CDS encoding DUF6290 family protein yields MGVISIRLNKEEERILKKLSEHFHEDKSALVKKSLHELYENILDLDEIKKFETKERKGKTTFYTAEDILKS; encoded by the coding sequence ATGGGAGTGATATCCATCAGGTTGAATAAAGAAGAGGAGCGGATTTTAAAAAAATTGTCCGAACATTTTCATGAGGACAAGTCGGCTTTGGTCAAAAAATCGTTGCATGAGCTGTATGAAAATATTCTTGATTTGGACGAAATAAAGAAATTTGAGACTAAAGAACGCAAAGGCAAAACAACTTTTTATACGGCAGAAGATATTCTGAAATCATAA
- a CDS encoding DUF2283 domain-containing protein: MNIVYNDKTDLLYIRLDDRKQDVVNKRVSEDIVLDIGENDKIIGIEILDASKHVALDKLLPVKYDITKAS, from the coding sequence ATGAACATAGTTTATAATGACAAAACAGATTTGCTTTACATCAGACTTGACGACAGAAAACAGGATGTCGTCAACAAGAGGGTATCGGAAGATATTGTCCTTGATATTGGAGAAAACGACAAAATTATAGGAATAGAAATACTTGATGCCTCAAAGCATGTGGCTCTTGATAAGCTTTTGCCTGTTAAATATGACATCACAAAAGCATCCTGA
- a CDS encoding class I SAM-dependent methyltransferase has product MNETNPRFWEIFFEVYEDLPRQGPGNRTCAARALGLCSELREFPAILDLGCGVGGQTLQLAELTSGSIVAIDSHAPSIERLRAAISERGLSQRVSAIVGDMARPEQPLESFDLIWSEGALYSIGLRNALHVCHGLVRPGGYLAFTDAVWRKENPPRIVKASFDMDYPTMGWLDDDVAAIQNCGFELVGHFTLPDEAWWDDFYAPMETRIAELRGKYANDIEASAILDQLAEEPEMHRRYSDFYAYEFFVARRPFHSRGPETNEALEQCVPADADKPRR; this is encoded by the coding sequence ATGAACGAGACCAACCCCCGCTTCTGGGAGATCTTCTTCGAGGTTTACGAGGATCTGCCCCGTCAAGGTCCAGGCAACCGCACTTGCGCCGCCAGAGCCCTTGGCCTTTGCAGCGAACTGCGGGAATTCCCCGCAATCCTCGACTTGGGGTGCGGTGTCGGCGGACAGACGCTCCAGCTCGCCGAACTGACGTCCGGTTCTATCGTGGCAATCGATAGCCATGCGCCGAGCATCGAACGGCTGCGGGCGGCCATCTCGGAGCGCGGGCTTTCGCAGCGCGTCAGCGCGATCGTCGGAGACATGGCCCGTCCCGAGCAACCGCTTGAAAGTTTCGATCTCATTTGGTCGGAGGGTGCGCTCTACAGCATCGGTCTGCGGAACGCCCTTCACGTCTGCCATGGATTGGTCCGCCCGGGCGGCTACCTTGCGTTCACCGACGCGGTCTGGCGCAAGGAGAACCCGCCTCGCATAGTCAAGGCCAGTTTCGACATGGACTATCCGACCATGGGGTGGCTGGACGACGATGTGGCAGCGATACAAAACTGCGGATTCGAGCTCGTCGGGCACTTCACGCTTCCTGATGAAGCATGGTGGGACGATTTCTACGCCCCCATGGAGACTCGTATTGCTGAGTTGCGCGGCAAATATGCCAACGATATTGAAGCCTCGGCCATACTCGACCAACTCGCCGAGGAGCCCGAGATGCACCGCCGCTATTCCGACTTCTATGCTTATGAGTTCTTCGTGGCACGCCGTCCCTTTCACAGTCGCGGCCCGGAGACGAACGAAGCGCTCGAACAATGCGTTCCAGCTGACGCGGACAAGCCGCGCCGCTGA
- a CDS encoding type II toxin-antitoxin system HicB family antitoxin yields the protein MKTKLNMIYWKGKKYWVGKLLERPDIMTQGETLAELEENMKEAYMLMTMEDVPAKHKIKKLELAV from the coding sequence ATGAAAACTAAATTGAATATGATTTATTGGAAGGGCAAGAAATACTGGGTAGGCAAATTGCTTGAGCGTCCCGACATAATGACTCAGGGCGAGACCCTTGCTGAACTTGAAGAAAATATGAAAGAGGCATACATGCTTATGACAATGGAAGATGTTCCTGCAAAGCACAAGATCAAGAAACTCGAACTGGCTGTATGA
- a CDS encoding BrnT family toxin, translated as MSKVRFEWDEKKDAENIAKHNISFSLAQHAFFDPSRVIVEDISHSSEEERFYCIGRVGDGIVTVRFTYRGNVIRIYGAGYWRKGRKIYEEQNKIY; from the coding sequence ATGAGTAAAGTCCGTTTTGAATGGGATGAAAAGAAGGATGCGGAGAATATCGCTAAGCACAATATCTCGTTTTCACTGGCTCAGCATGCATTTTTTGATCCCAGCCGTGTAATAGTTGAGGATATCAGTCATAGCTCGGAGGAAGAACGATTTTACTGCATAGGCCGTGTCGGCGATGGCATAGTGACCGTAAGGTTTACGTATCGTGGTAATGTTATCCGCATCTACGGTGCGGGATATTGGAGAAAAGGGAGGAAGATATATGAAGAGCAAAATAAAATATACTGA
- a CDS encoding CopG family transcriptional regulator, whose product MKSKIKYTDQPMGELKVVKDFLPKPEQLALKEENVKITISLNKSSIDFFKKKAKEQHTSYQKMIRRLIDWYASQYQKGA is encoded by the coding sequence ATGAAGAGCAAAATAAAATATACTGATCAACCTATGGGCGAGTTGAAAGTTGTTAAAGACTTTCTTCCTAAACCGGAGCAGTTGGCCTTGAAGGAGGAAAACGTCAAAATTACAATTTCTCTGAACAAATCGAGCATTGATTTTTTCAAGAAAAAGGCCAAAGAGCAGCACACATCATATCAAAAAATGATTCGGCGCCTAATAGATTGGTACGCCTCGCAGTATCAAAAAGGTGCCTAA
- a CDS encoding DUF4160 domain-containing protein — MHVHVQRDKMICKFWLEPVALSQNHGFSSKELNIIRKSIINNRQKILEAWHEHCGEITGSKN, encoded by the coding sequence ATGCATGTACATGTTCAAAGGGACAAGATGATTTGCAAATTTTGGCTGGAACCGGTTGCATTGAGCCAGAACCACGGTTTTTCATCGAAAGAGCTCAATATTATACGGAAATCCATTATAAACAATAGACAAAAAATATTGGAGGCGTGGCATGAACACTGCGGTGAAATTACAGGAAGTAAGAATTAA